A region of Micromonospora sp. WMMD882 DNA encodes the following proteins:
- the tmk gene encoding dTMP kinase: MLGAASYGDWLGLLATSIFAAGQVQGSTAKGAAFGTVIAVRLLPALVLGPLAGVFADRFDRRWTMVICDVLRFLLFASIPLVALLGASGGVVVGWATVATFLIETITLLWIPAKEAAVPNLIPRARLEMANQLTLITTYGITPILAALSIAVLDASVRAATGGAVPSWSEPAQLALWFNALSRLATALVVAFGIKEISQGQADQQARTEQSMLRQFKEGWRFIGHTPLVRGLVLGIFGAFAGGGIVIGTARFFAASLGAGDAAFYLLFGAIFVGLAIGIGGGPMIVRDLSRRRWFGMSIVLASASVLALAFAIHLSMAMLGAVLVGAGAGMAFLAGTTLLGGEIADEVRGRVFAVVQIGTRLVLIFAIALSSLLVGVGGSRELRIADLGISISSTRLLLLAAGLAGIFAGISAFGQMDDKKGVPVLADLWGSMRGRPLTPAEPFVSSGLFVVFEGGEGAGKSTQVTRLAESLGGQGREVVVTREPGATAVGARIRSLVLGAPGSDTPSPRAEALLYAADRAHHVATVVRPALVRGAVVISDRYVDSSLAYQGAGRTLPVDEVSWLSSWATGGLKPDLVVLLDVEPHTGLGRVAARGEAADHVEAESLAFHERVRYAFLDLAAADPKRYLVIDASRPADEIAAQVAHRLDELLVDPSAIVHPAPARPPDTSSQPELSDAELVTMEQPR; the protein is encoded by the coding sequence GTGCTCGGCGCGGCCTCGTACGGTGACTGGCTGGGCCTGCTCGCCACCTCCATCTTCGCCGCCGGTCAGGTGCAGGGCAGCACCGCCAAGGGCGCCGCGTTCGGCACGGTGATCGCCGTCCGGCTGCTGCCGGCGCTGGTGCTCGGCCCGCTCGCCGGGGTGTTCGCCGACCGGTTCGACAGACGCTGGACGATGGTCATCTGCGACGTCCTGCGCTTCCTGCTGTTCGCCTCGATTCCGCTGGTCGCGCTGCTCGGGGCCAGCGGCGGCGTGGTGGTCGGCTGGGCGACGGTGGCGACGTTCCTGATCGAGACGATCACCCTGCTGTGGATCCCGGCCAAGGAGGCGGCGGTCCCGAACCTCATCCCGCGCGCCCGGCTGGAGATGGCCAACCAGCTCACCCTGATCACCACGTACGGCATCACCCCGATCCTGGCCGCGTTGAGCATCGCGGTGCTCGACGCCAGCGTCCGGGCGGCCACCGGCGGCGCGGTGCCCTCCTGGTCCGAGCCGGCCCAGCTCGCGCTCTGGTTCAACGCGCTGTCCCGGCTGGCCACCGCGCTGGTGGTGGCGTTCGGCATCAAGGAGATCAGCCAGGGGCAGGCCGACCAGCAGGCCCGCACCGAGCAGAGCATGCTGCGCCAGTTCAAGGAGGGCTGGCGGTTCATCGGCCACACCCCGCTGGTGCGTGGGCTGGTGCTGGGCATCTTCGGCGCGTTCGCCGGCGGCGGCATCGTGATCGGCACCGCCCGGTTCTTCGCCGCCTCGCTCGGCGCCGGCGACGCCGCCTTCTACCTCCTCTTCGGCGCGATCTTCGTCGGCCTGGCGATCGGCATCGGCGGCGGCCCGATGATCGTGCGGGACCTGTCCCGCCGCCGCTGGTTCGGCATGAGCATCGTGCTGGCCAGCGCGTCCGTGCTGGCGCTCGCGTTCGCCATCCACCTGTCCATGGCGATGCTCGGCGCGGTGCTGGTCGGGGCGGGCGCGGGCATGGCGTTCCTGGCCGGCACCACCCTGCTCGGCGGCGAGATCGCCGACGAGGTCCGGGGTCGGGTCTTCGCCGTGGTCCAGATCGGCACCCGGCTGGTGCTGATCTTCGCGATCGCGCTGAGCAGTCTCCTGGTCGGCGTCGGCGGCTCCCGCGAGCTGCGCATCGCCGACCTGGGCATCTCGATCTCGTCCACCCGGCTGCTGCTGCTCGCCGCCGGCCTGGCCGGCATCTTCGCCGGGATCAGCGCCTTCGGCCAGATGGACGACAAGAAGGGCGTCCCGGTGCTGGCCGACCTGTGGGGGTCGATGCGGGGCCGTCCGCTGACCCCGGCCGAGCCGTTCGTCTCCAGCGGGCTCTTCGTGGTCTTCGAGGGCGGCGAGGGGGCCGGCAAGTCCACCCAGGTCACCCGGCTCGCCGAGAGCCTCGGCGGGCAGGGCCGCGAGGTGGTGGTGACCCGGGAGCCGGGCGCCACCGCCGTCGGCGCCCGGATCCGCTCGCTGGTGCTCGGGGCCCCCGGCTCGGACACTCCGTCCCCGCGCGCCGAGGCGCTGCTCTACGCCGCCGACCGCGCCCACCACGTGGCCACCGTCGTCCGGCCGGCGCTCGTCCGGGGCGCGGTGGTGATCAGCGACCGGTACGTCGACTCGTCCCTGGCGTACCAGGGGGCGGGCCGGACCCTGCCGGTCGACGAGGTCTCCTGGCTGTCCTCCTGGGCCACCGGCGGGCTCAAGCCCGACCTGGTGGTGCTGCTGGACGTGGAGCCGCACACCGGGCTGGGCCGGGTCGCCGCCCGGGGCGAGGCGGCCGACCACGTGGAGGCCGAGTCGTTGGCCTTCCACGAGCGGGTCCGGTACGCCTTCCTCGACCTGGCCGCCGCCGACCCGAAGCGGTACCTGGTGATCGACGCCTCCCGCCCGGCCGACGAGATCGCCGCCCAGGTCGCCCACCGGCTCGACGAGCTGCTCGTCGACCCGTCCGCGATCGTCCATCCGGCTCCGGCGAGGCCACCGGACACCTCGTCGCAGCCCGAGTTATCCGACGCGGAGCTGGTGACGATGGAGCAGCCGCGCTGA